The genomic interval GCCAGGCCACCAAGAATCCGATCCGTATACTTCATATTCCATGCGCGCCGACAGATAAATATGCGCGCcacctcctgtctcttcaaaCGCAAATTGAAGGCAAGGAAGTAAGGATGCGCCAGTGCCGCTTTCGGAGTCATGTACCACGCTCACATCAGAAGGtacagaaaaacacacattCACGCACTGAAACTCTAGCGCACCCCCAACGACGGCCGGCGCTTCCACTCTCCAGCGTGTACATCTTTGACACATTGGGCTTCGCCACCTTTGAACAGAAGCACCTATCGCGAGAGTGAAAAGACGACGGCATGATGCCTTCTCGAGGCCAGCTGGTCACTGCGCAAACAGCCGCTGTGAAGTAGACTCCGAACCTATCCCGGGAATCCactgaaaaaggaaaattGAATCCTCTCTGAAAAGACAGCTGGCCATTCGTGACTGAAAGAAATGCGGATAAAGTGGCATCGCAAATCCGGATTCTGATCCAGAGGGCTCGACGCATTGGACAGAccctcttcccttcttcatgcttcgtctctgttgtctccattttcttcgatctttccttctccccatGTGCTTTTGGCCTCTGTAGGTCACTTCCGTCTAATTCTTTGCCTTTTCAACTTCGCTCTTTCCCccattttcttttctctctcacggGTTCCGTATCGCCCCCTCTCGTCTGACACgccctctttcctcttgaCTTTTTCCGCTGCTGTTCACACGCTAAGCatgctgcctctcctccgcctcctctccgACAACCCGACAGTGCCCGAACTTTGCTTGGTAGTCGCCGATGCCGTATTTCATGGCCTTCTCGTCCCAGTAGGCGACCGGCCGCCGCGCACAAATCAGAAAATTTACTTTCCGCAAATCCAGGCCGACggcgaaacagaggaaggcgcaCGCTGCGGCCACGCTGCGTCCGACGCCCGCATTGCAGTGCATGTACACCGAGTGACCACTCTGCGAAAAGCGCAAAAAGGCAAGCTCATCACAGCCAGTGGACAAACGCGTCTtgcagaagggaggagaaagaagctgagagaagaaattagagagacagaaaataAAGGAATGAGAGAggggcggagagaaggcaagtAAAAGAAAAACGGTGAATGCATGTTTTTGAGAGCAAACATGAAAGAGACCACAGACTccggagacgacgagggCTTCTCTGCATCAACGACGAGGGGGTTGGACCCAacaaagagcagagacgagactgTGTATGTACGCACAACTCTGAGGGCAACAGGAGAtacaagaagacgagagctCGAAACGAGGGAACGGCGACAGGCACGTTCCCTGGGACGTCGCGAGTGAATGACATTTCATCTGCACTGGAACGATGCCCTCGTTCCCCACTTTTACTTCGCTTCGGGCTGGTACGCTGCGATCTAACCCAAAATGATGCACGAGTACTTCAAGACGACCACCGACGTAGATTATAGACAAAGAAGTACTCATCTGAAGCTAACAAGACGGGGAGAACCACTGGAACCAGACAGTTGTCAGGACCACTGGACAAGCACGCATCGAATTCGAAAGACTGCACCGGAACCTGTCAGCTGCGTGAACTCACCACATTGCCTGAACACAGCCAAAGCTCTTGATTTTCACGGACGGAGTTACGTCGCCGTACCTGGAAAAgaccgagaaggagaaaggcagcaTTGGCGACTGCAATTTTCCTCGCAGAATCGCACATGTCCGCCGTCGGCAGCCACACATATCGGAGACCAGAGCCGTCATACAGCTGGCTTACGGCTTCAGCTGACCGAGAACTAGCGATCGGATCTGGGTAATTGTTGCTGCAAAAAACGCCACAGACAGGTGAGAGGCAAAAGGCGTTAGACGGAAAGAAAGGTcgccagagacagagaagagagactggaaGGGGCACCGAGTGACCACTGAAACGAGCGACGAAAATcacgaaagaggcgacaCCGACGTCTCGAGCTggagcaggagagacgaggagaggggagatgCGGAGCTTacaaagagaaacagtgCGAACGCGACAGGGCAGAGGTGCATGAAGAGCGGCGCGGATCAAGGACACGGGAAAGAAGACcaccgaggaagaggaggaaacagagaaccgAAGGAGAGTCGCGAAGGCGACACACAGCACAGGGTGGGCCTGTCCGTACCACAGATCTTGCTCCGTTTGCAGGTTGACCACGCAAGTCACCTTCAGCTCTTCTTTGAGGTGGCGTATGTGCTTTAGCTGCCGAGGACAAGAACCGACGAAGAATCTGGGGAAGATTGTCGAATAGTGCATGCGGCATTCGCTCTTCACTGAGTTGTAGAAGCGAGTCGTCAGGTCGTACTCACCGACTCCTCCcgctgaagaaacagagagaaaccccagaaaagaaaacgcatgcttcctatctctttcctccctgaTTGGCTTCTCAGCCTGCAAGAGACACCGTCAGCGGCCTGTACAGATCCGCTCCTTTCTGCCtccctctgctgtctctctgacGTCCTTCATCTTTGTCCTACGAATCTGTTTCGATCTCAGCCATCCGCGTACTTCCCTCAACTCCTTGAAGGCTGTATTCTTCCCTCACCCCcggttcgtctctctcccttggttcctctcgcctgctGTCTCAATCGCCCTTGCAAAATGTCGActcgctccttctcttctgtgtctctcccaccggttttctcagtttctttcccttttctgtgtccCTCTTCTGCTCACTTCTGCGCGTCTTCCGGTTGCCGGTACGCCCTGCTCTCCCTCAACCGTTTCGCGCCTCTCTACTGCCCCCCCCCCTACGACCTGTTCTCCGTGTTACCTCTTGGATCCCGGAAGTGCGCAATGCGGCAGATGTACAGGCACTCGAGATCCCCGAGTTCGTTCACATCGACGACGACGTCGAACGGGTCAAAGCAGAACTTCCGGTTGCTGTCAGGCCCGAAACCTTCCCAGACGATCGACTCGGAGGGTCCGGGCGGCGCGGGGCATCTCGAGGGGGAAGGCGGGAAAAGCCACTTTCTCCAGGAGCGCCTGCGCGCCCCGccctcgctttcctcgttcagcacctcgctgtctcccgcgTAGGTTATCGGGACTTCTTCGCCGGCAGTTGTGGGGACGTACGGCACCGCAATTTCGCCGTTCGGCGGATACCAAAGAACGAACTTGTACTCGAACGCGCAGTGCCGCAGCGGGTGGCTCTCCAGCACGGCTTGCACCTCCGGGGCTCGAGTGGCCACTCTGTAGGCTGCGGCGTCCCATACGCACTTGGTGGCGGCGACTGCGGAACCCGACGAGGTAcacgaggagaaggaagcggaggaggggagagagcgCCGGAACCGCTGTTCGCCCGCGGAGTATACCGGCGAGTTGTGCTTCGAGAATTCGCTGAGAACGTGCTGCGACGTCGACATCAGCTCGACGGCGAAAGGACAGTCTCCCCGGGAGACCTCAACCATGtaaggcgacgcagagcgtGCAGATGGGAAGCAGTGCGGACTTTGCCTGCTCAGATCGCACCGTCGGCGGTCGGCGCTGCAGGAGGCAGACACAGCTGCCGTGCTGTGGACGTCGTTCGTGTCGTTCGGACAAGACGCGGGATCCAGATCGATGTCGCGAAACCAGAGGCTCGGCTCAAGGCCCTGCGGATGGGGCGCCGAGTACGGCATCAACGGGACGCAGTGCTCCAGCTTCCACTCGCCGAGGAACGGCGCAGAGCCGACCACGCCCAGCTGAGCGTTGGGCGGCACGAATGCAGTAACGCTGAAGCGGACGCGCATTTTGGAAGACAGCAACGGGAATGCGCCACGCGAGAACTCCCAGCTGCCCCTTCTACGCACGAGCAGGGAGAcgcgcagaaaagagacgaagtaGAGGACCGCGCTCTCTCAGCGTTTTACGGACCTCGCCAGCAGAGCCTCCACGAGCGAAGTGAGAAGAatgggagggagagagagctaTGCAGcaagcgtctctctcccgtgAAGCGCGGTGCGTATCTCGGTTTCAATGGTGAAGGCGAACAGTTTCTTCGATCCATGCGTCTGAGGAATGCCAGACCCGCTGCTGCACCGAACGAGGCACGAGCCTTCCAGGGGTACAGACACATTGGACGGCAGACAATGAAGAACGGGAGAGCGCGAAAAACAAGTTCTGTATGCAAACCGCGCCGAACTCACGCTCTCACGACACGGCTCCACACGGCATCTCCTCAAGCCCGCTTCGCTCCAGAATGTAGGACGGCTGCCAGTTCACGCTGAAGTTTCTACACGAAAGGGTGGCCATCAGAGGGAGCAACGAACTACCCAGGTGAACGTCGAAAATAGGCTGCAGCTCGTGCCGTGTGAAGTTAAGAAAAAAGTTGACTATGTGAATGCGTTAGACCTCTCCGAGCATCAGGTGGCGGCTGTGGTAGAGGCGCTGCAGCCTAGCCGAGAAGGATTGACAACCACGCCATTCGTCTGTAGGAAACCttcctgtgttttttctcgtgcgAGGTATTCTCTTTGAGTTCAGCCTacagaagaaacaagtcCCGAGTTCGTTTGCATTCGCCAGCTTCTCGATGACTCCGCACTGTGTCCGACGCCAGCCCACCCAGCAAAGTCTCTCAACTATCGCTACCCAACCAAATATCACCACTCGATGCACCTGGACGATCACGTTCCTTGTCCAGTGCCACAAAGTATCTCTTTTGACTCAGAAAGAAATGTGGGGCGCTCCAAAAACCATGGCGCACCCGCTTCACGGACAGCTGGAATGTCCAGCGGCGAAGACAAAGTGGGTGGCACAAGACTAGCCATAGACGTTTATGAGCAGCAAAGACTGCGAAATAAAAACATAGCACTAAAGGCCCGCAGTAGTTCACGTAATTTAAAGTTTCACATTTCCTTCGGGCGACGCCGCACGCTGCCAAACAAAACTACTGCACAAGCGTGTCAGGCATGTTGGGGATAAGGGACCCGAACACGCTCTGTACGTACTCGAGGTGCGGAGCAACAGGAACTGCGCGACGCTCTTGGAAAACAGACGGAAAATATATCATTCTTGGCGCCGCAGAATCGCAGCAGGCCATCCTTCCTAATACAGGAGGACGACACACAGAGCAGGAGCGAAAGGAAGGAAGTCAAGCTCAAAAAAAGCATGCGCGTGGAAGCGGAAACTGGAGGTGCCGCACAGCTAGGGGAGCGGATGGGCAACACACAAACGGATTTCGGATTCACATCAAGCAGGGCACTATTCCACCATCTTAGCTGATCTTATCAACTGCGTCCTGTCACTTCTTGTTACTTGGCCTTATAGAAAAGCGACGAACAAAGAGTTTCTGCCTGTATGGGCAGCACGAGTCGTCGCAATAGCCGAAACCCTTCACAAATACACAGGTATCGGGGTTTTACTAGGTTAGCCACAACCGACCGGTATGCCCCCCTGAGGTATAATCCGTGAGAGAAGATGTGTGATCCAAAGAATCCAGTGTAAATACTATTGCTTCACAAAACAGTGAAAAAACATTCTCGGAAGCTATGCTCTTCAGGGACGCGGACTGAAAACGAGGGCTCACGCGCGACTAGACTGTCGATAGCAATAACGCAGTTGACTGGGCGGCTGATTCGATCCTGGACAACTACTGCGTCGTTTGTCCCGTTGCTGCTGCAGGGCAGCCGTTTCCAAGCCACTTTCGCTGATGACCACCATACACAAATGCGACTCCCGCCGATGGGAGGACCGCGACTCGCTCACGGCAAGTACAACAATCAAGAACGAATGAATCTTCGCACAAGTCATTGGCGGAGAATTTCACTTGCGCTCAAACACTCGGATAGTCTCGTGCAACATCGCCTGCCGTCACCTCACATCAAAAAGCCCTCTGCAGTGCAGCTGACCTGAGATCAGTTGGATCATATTCTGTCTGAACCTACCTCAGATAGTCAAGTGAACGCTCCTAGAAAATGCCTTCAAGCGGTTGGTTGCCATGCCTGGCAGCTAGAGTCTGCTCGTCGTTGTCTCTGTACACAATTTTACCGGAGAGCTTCCTCCAGCACGTACTTACAGCAGGTGAATGGGCTAAACGGCTTGCCTTGACCACTCCAACGAAGCCGGACGCCAAGTGACATGAGATGCATGTTGCACACGGAGAAGTGGATGGCACGCGTGTATGCTCCTATTCCGTAGAGCGGCCACTTGCAGGCAGCCCAATTCGCCGCCGCCAGGCCACGGTCCCAGCTTGTTTCGTATCCAAAGGAGAAATCAAATAGGCTCATGCGATGGATTTCTCAAAGACGACGTCGCTTCCGGGACGCTCactcgtctcccttttctcagCTCCTTTGTTGGAGAGTCGTCACAAATATCGGTCTGCTACATCGCTTGCAGCTTAGGCTGCGGAACCCTGATCTCGCCGTGTGTGACTCGATATTGACCTTCGCCCCTCTGCTGCTGACTGTGAATACGGCGTTGCTGTAGATGGACTTTCACCTTAAAATCGTCAGCTCTCGAGGTGAAACCTTCGTAGATACGGTCCTCGAACACGCCTTTCAAACTGTTGGTTTACAACTAGAGACTCTGCTCGAGAGAGTTTTTGTTGCCTAACGGACGGAGCCAGGCCGTTACTGGGGGCCACCATGCCTACACAGATCAGACTCCGTTGACGCTTTTTTCTGTAAGCTGCTGCGTTCTTCACTCTCGGCGACAACACCGCTGACTTAGGAAACCCCATACCTACTTTTACTCTTTCCCCAGACATCTCCATTCTGTTCCTTTTAAAGCTCCTCGTTCCTGTGATTTTGAGGACGCTACTTGACGTTCTACACAGTAGGACCCCCCGAGCGCTAGTGGAGCCATTGCAACTTACCAGTTCCGCCGGGGGTTCGGCGGCCCTGCTTCAGATGAATGTTCTACAAAAACTTGTTCGAGCCCGCACCAGAGAAATGGACAAGTATGTGTCCTGTTTGAGACCGCTAGGCCGCTCGcctttgtgtctttttcgttttgtAATTGAAGCACACGTTCGAAGGCAACTGCACGGTCACTAGGGAACCCAGCTGCAGTTGCTGCTGCTTGGAGTTCACCGATCCCGCGCACATGCTTCTGTTGAAGTTCTCTGAAAATAATTGCATGAAAAAGCCACTCTTTTTTCCGGGTTGTTGCATTCACAGCTTTTAAGAGGAGCAGACATTCATGAAGGTGTATTAGGGCGAGACACGCATGATGAGACGGGGGGTCAGAATTTAGTTCAGGGCTTcacctctctgctttctgctgACTGCGTTCAGGGTGAGTTAGGGTACTCAGAGAAGCCTAAGCTCGCTGTCATGTATCAGACGACAGTCGACCGCAGAATTTCCGCATTATTTTTTTAGAGTCTTGGACGAACAAAGCGACCTCTGGTCCCTCTTCGGATCCAAGAGGCGATAAGGTTTTCCTACTGTCCAGCACCCGAAGGGCGGGCACACGTTCTTAGCCAAAAACAAGGTCTCACGTTTTGGAACACCCAGTCCAAACCCCGTGCGTCTCGAATGTGTCTTCGTTCGCTAGCAAAGAAGGGTTCTTTTTTGCCACAGGAATTCGACGCAGGCACCTCCTGAACGGTTtgcttcctcggcttctccgttcCATTTGTTTTGTCCCACGTTATCCACGGTTACCAGGTGCCACTCTGGCTGACTGCAGTGCCGCTTCTGTATTGTTATTCCAAGAGTTTTTTAAAGTGCCGTCGCAAAAacaggaggggagaagaggcgtaACCCGCGACcttttcgtcgtttttctcacATCCCGTTGGCTTTCAAGATAAGACAGGCAAGACCTTGCGTAcatttctttttcgtgtTTTCCGGTGCACGTTCAGAGACTGCTCTTGCTTGCCCTCATTCCGTGATTTTTCTCTTGTGACAGTCCAAGTGGAAATAGCAACACGATGGACGGGCTTGGAGAGTTCACGACAGGTATTGGCCTGGGAACTGTCAAGAGGCTGCAGAAATGGATGGATCTCACCCCGCGCCGGTGCTCAAAGGAATCCTGTGAACCCGAAGGCTTGGGAAgccgttcgtttttctcgctggcTCGCAGGAGGACGGGGAACGCAGCTGACATACGAGGTTGGCTGTCTATTCTATCAACCGAAACTGGAGATGGGGTCACATCTTCCGCAAACGACCCGGATTCCTTTTCTTGCTTGCATTCTGTTCCGGGACAGAGAAGGATGCTCAGTTCTGCTGGCGAAGAGGGACAGGTAGAGGGGGCGTTGTCTGGAGCCAACGAAAAGCGCTCCGACGAGGGGAGCTGCTGCGAAGAATCGCACAGCAGGCGGTCCAATTCACAGTCGATGGACAGTTTCAGCGCCTGCAAtttcttccgttttccgGGGCTGTTGCCTTTCGCCGCTGAACCCACCGCGGGGAAGCGAGTGGAAAGTGACACCGGAGAGACAGCTCGATACGTAGGCGTACCAAATATTTTCGTGTTTTTGATGCGTATCGGTGCAACTGTGGCCGGCAAGGACCAAGGAAACTCTGActcttttgcctcttccttttcaaCGAATATGCTTTCCGAACCGATTCCGCCGGCGTTCTCTCAGCCCAGCAGCGACCTCATTGCTGAAGAGAAGTTTGCGAAAGCCGTTGAAACGCCCACAGTACTTCCGGCGAAAAATTCCGATGGAGAAACATGCCCTGCTGTACCCCTGGAGCGTGCCTGCTTCCGTGGTGAATCTCGCGCTGCTGCGTCGGCTCTCGTCGAGAGAACGGTGGtcacagagagggaggagagtgTGATGACAATTCTCCGTgcctcctctgtgtctgaAGCAGTAAGAGAGTGGGTGAAGTCTCTCGGCACCACGGATGAAGAACCTGCCGTAGCCGTCCCTTTTGTTACAGAAGATGCAGCAAAGCTTCTGTGGAAGTCCGCGTGCTCGTTGGTAGCCAATCCGGTGGTCGCCTTCTATTGCCAGTGCTATGCTCTGGCGAGTCTAGGAGCTGTCGTGTTTGCCACCTCCATCATCCACTGGTGGCGTCCTCTGCTTGGCATTCGGAGGACAATAGATGTCACAGCTGTCGTTATCGTAGCTTCCATACACTGGCTGACTGCGCTCTTCTTGACAGACATCACTTTCCAAGCTGTTTACTTCCTCATCACGTTGACGGGTGTGTTGTGTTACTTCGGAGGATGCACCTTAGCGGCGAGGGGCCACTCAATGCCAGGCGCGTGGTGCCACGTCGGCCTTCACTCGATCTGCACTGTTGGAAACCTTTGCTTGTACATGTATCTTGCTTTTGTGGTCGATGACAGTGTTGAGAAGGCAGCCTTGGTGCCGAGCGTTTCGGAAACGGTTGCCGGGATGGTATCAGCCTAAGTGCTGCACGCCACGTCATGGGAGAGGCGGAAGGGAGCGTTACAGTCGAAGTTTCGCGTTCGGACTGCAAAAGCACTTTTGGTACTCTGTTTACGCAGTGCGTGACACGAATTTAAACACTGTCTCAACCAGTCATGGCAATGCACACGAAACGAAAACTGGTGGCGCCGAGTGTGTAGACTGCGTGCTTTTGGCTAGAATTCCAAGTAGACAGAACAACGGAACTGTACAGTGGTGGGAGCCGTTCACCTGTCCAATAGATGCCTTTCATCAACAAACCCGGGACAGAGCGCGTTCGCCTCAGGAACGGTGGCCGTAACGGCACTGCGTTGTTACCAGTCAGACTGTGTTGACGGAGGAACCAGCAAGCGGGAGTCCAGTCGGGTGAGCGAGAGGCGTCAGGGGTAAACTGTGAGCAGAGGCATCACACAGGCGTCGCTAGCTTGGTGTTCCCCGTTTCAATTTCCGTGTTTgtcgttccttctcccccACCGTgatgagacagaagacagctatatatatatatatatgtacgaCTTTCTTCCAACCAGGATTGTATGCGGTGCAATTATACACGCTCTTCCTTGACTTTTTCCAGCGTGAGGAAAAGGAAGTCACGAGAGTATAAACAGTGGACTGATGGGGTGGTGATGGACGGGCGACAATGCGCGTGTGGAATGTAGTTAGAACGCAGTACGTAGTTGTAAAGGAAGCCATGCGATTCCGTGTATTACATTCTTCCCGTGCGCGTGCCGTATGTAGTGACACTGTTTCAGTGGAATGAACGAGGAAACAGCGGCTACAAGACTCATCGCAACGACAGCTGGTTTCTCACAGTTTCTTCTGAACAGTGCCTTCCTGAGAAGCCCAAAAGAAGTGTTACCAAGTTCAAATTCTCGCATTTTTCGTTTGCTTTGCGGGTGGGAATAAACCAGACAGCGGTAGGGTGGGATGCTTTGCCTCATGGACCAAGTTGCTGTCAGTGTTTGGAAAAGTGATTCAGATTGTGTACTTCTGTGCTCATGTCTTTTGTGTTGATATAGTGTCTGAGGTTATGGCATACTTGGAACAGgaagttctctctcttgaatGTTGGTGAGAGCATCAAACTTGCTTTGATAACAGCGTCTTGAAAACCGCGTGGCACACCGCTGGCCTGTTCCTGCTGGTTCATACTTTTGGGATTTGTTTTCCGTTCTTATTGGCGTATGATatcttctctgttcgcctTGAGAAGCGAGTGCATCGGGGAGGAGCTAGACTTGGACGCAGGGGCCTGAGTCATCTCTTCGACAGTCTTGTATTTGTGCATGGAAAGTTGTGGTTGGATGTTCCTCGATATACCCTTTCACACAAACAGTTTGGAGGTGAATTGCAGCAGCTCAATAGAAGTTCTCAGCTCCCATTTCTTCCATAGGTGAGTCCTTCGCTGTGTCTGACGTATATGCAAACAATTTACTGGCAGTTTCGTTGCGCCCCAGCTTTCTCCCGACGCCTACTGGTGGCTTCCTTGCCTCCTGAGAGCTCTGTGAGAGATGTGAGGCCATTGTGTTGTGCATATGTGCCAAAGGAATAGCGAACGCACAAAGACGTACATTCCTTACCTCCCGAATGTGTAAGTCTATATGCGATGTACAATCCAGGACTCGTTCGTTATCGGTCAGCAGATGAACAATTTCGTTTACTGGTAGACTCATCACCTAGTGCGGCGGTGACCCGGTGAGGAAGCAGGTTGAAACTTCGCAGTTGTGGTACCAGACCTAAGTACATCGAATTCCTGTTTGAACTATCCAGGAATTTTTGAAAACACGTGCGGTGGTATTTACTGACGTGTGCGGCCCATATGTCAGCTCAATCATGAAGTGCGCCGACAGCGGTTCTCGTCTCCGTTCCTACAGGTGCACTGAGCGGAGGCGAAACGGACTG from Toxoplasma gondii ME49 chromosome VIIa, whole genome shotgun sequence carries:
- a CDS encoding serine/threonine specific protein phosphatase (encoded by transcript TGME49_205290), yielding MRVRFSVTAFVPPNAQLGVVGSAPFLGEWKLEHCVPLMPYSAPHPQGLEPSLWFRDIDLDPASCPNDTNDVHSTAAVSASCSADRRRCDLSRQSPHCFPSARSASPYMVEVSRGDCPFAVELMSTSQHVLSEFSKHNSPVYSAGEQRFRRSLPSSASFSSCTSSGSAVAATKCVWDAAAYRVATRAPEVQAVLESHPLRHCAFEYKFVLWYPPNGEIAVPYVPTTAGEEVPITYAGDSEVLNEESEGGARRRSWRKWLFPPSPSRCPAPPGPSESIVWEGFGPDSNRKFCFDPFDVVVDVNELGDLECLYICRIAHFRDPRAGGVGEYDLTTRFYNSVKSECRMHYSTIFPRFFVGSCPRQLKHIRHLKEELKVTCVVNLQTEQDLCNNYPDPIASSRSAEAVSQLYDGSGLRYVWLPTADMCDSARKIAVANAAFLLLGLFQSGHSVYMHCNAGVGRSVAAACAFLCFAVGLDLRKVNFLICARRPVAYWDEKAMKYGIGDYQAKFGHCRVVGEEAEERQHA
- a CDS encoding hypothetical protein (encoded by transcript TGME49_205280~Predicted trans-membrane domain (TMHMM2.0):375-395:401-424:433-456); the protein is MDGLGEFTTGIGLGTVKRLQKWMDLTPRRCSKESCEPEGLGSRSFFSLARRRTGNAADIRGWLSILSTETGDGVTSSANDPDSFSCLHSVPGQRRMLSSAGEEGQVEGALSGANEKRSDEGSCCEESHSRRSNSQSMDSFSACNFFRFPGLLPFAAEPTAGKRVESDTGETARYVGVPNIFVFLMRIGATVAGKDQGNSDSFASSFSTNMLSEPIPPAFSQPSSDLIAEEKFAKAVETPTVLPAKNSDGETCPAVPLERACFRGESRAAASALVERTVVTEREESVMTILRASSVSEAVREWVKSLGTTDEEPAVAVPFVTEDAAKLLWKSACSLVANPVVAFYCQCYALASLGAVVFATSIIHWWRPLLGIRRTIDVTAVVIVASIHWLTALFLTDITFQAVYFLITLTGVLCYFGGCTLAARGHSMPGAWCHVGLHSICTVGNLCLYMYLAFVVDDSVEKAALVPSVSETVAGMVSA